A window from Parus major isolate Abel chromosome 27, Parus_major1.1, whole genome shotgun sequence encodes these proteins:
- the RAPGEFL1 gene encoding rap guanine nucleotide exchange factor-like 1 — MKPLEKLLKKPGSHLPVRPAAPPGQVPGPGSVPAPRRQSLSRPPASPEEPAGPAGPVPGGEGRWLELRPPEAPLRSPEDPSPGCDRHRDRDRDRDREPPSPEPPPAARCCCGCGCAPAAPAPPERLLAALLDRLPAAAHGRGCGAESLLDDIVLTHSLFLPTERFLQQLHQHFVLAAGSPPAHWEEGSGLRRKRAVLAVLLHFLETYKGLLQEEESAGKVIKELYLLIMKDTSLYHELEDEIIKLHQLVETVELKVADETPPPNKQVKPLFRHFRRIDSCLQTRVAFRGSDEIFCRVYMPDHSYVTIRSRLSASVQDILASVTEKLQYSEEQSARGDALILVTMASSGEKAVLQPSEECVFTTLGINSHLFACTRDTFDSLVPLPEEIQVVPGDTEIHRAEPEDVANHLTAFHWELFRCIHELEFVDYVFHGERGRRETANLELLLQRCSEVQHWVGTELLLCEGLGKRAHLLKKLIKIAAICKQNQDMLSFYAIVIGLNNAAVSRLRLTWEKLPGKFKNLFRKFENLTDPCRNHKTYREVLAKMKPPLIPFVPLILKDLTFLHEGSKTLLDGLVNVEKLHCIAEKVRTVRKYRSRPLCEWGGRGGGTAGGPHTALNLQGWP; from the exons ATGAAGCCGCTGGAGAAGTTGCTGAAGAAGCCGGGCTCGCACCTGCCCGtccgccccgccgcccccccgGGGCAGGTACCGGGGCCGGGGTCGGTGCCGGCGCCGCGGCGGCAGAGCCTGTCGCGCCCGCCCGCTTCCCCCGAGGAGCCGGCGGGGCCCGCGGGGCCGGTACCGGGGGGCGAGGGCCGCTGGCTGGAGCTACGGCCGCCCGAGGCGCCGCTCCGCTCCCCTGAGGACCCGTCACCGGGCTGCGACCGCCACCGGgaccgggatcgggatcgggacCGGGAGCCGCCGAGCCCGgagccgccgcccgccgcccggTGCTGCTGCGGCTGCGGCTGCGCCCCCGCCGCGCCCGCGCCCCCCGAGCGGCTCCTGGCCGCGCTCCTCGACCGGCTGCCGGCGGCTGCACACGGGAGGGGCTGCGGGGCAG AGTCGCTGCTGGATGACATCGTGCTCACCCACTCGCTGTTCCTGCCCACCGAGcgcttcctgcagcagctgcaccagca CTTTGTGCTGGCTGCGGGCAGCCCCCCGGCGCACTGGGAGGAGGGGTCCGGGCTGCGGCGCAAGCGGGCGGTGCTGGCCGTGCTGCTGCACTTCCTCGAGACCTACAaggggctcctgcaggaggaggagagcgCCGGGAAGGTCATCAAG GAGCTTTACCTGCTCATCATGAAGGACACGTCCCTCTACCACGAGCTGGAGGACGAGATCATCAAGCTGCACCAGCTCGTGGAGACCGTGGAGCTCAA GGTGGCCGACGAGACCCCCCCGCCGAACAAGCAGGTGAAGCCTCTGTTCCGGCATTTCCGACGCATCGACTCCTGCCTGCAGACCCGGGTGGCATTTCGGGGTTCTGACGAGA TTTTCTGCCGCGTGTACATGCCCGACCACTCGTACGTCACCATCCGCAGCCGCCTCTCGGCCTCGGTGCAGGACATCCTGGCCTCGGTCACCGAGAAGCTGCAGTACTCGGAGGAGCAGAGCGCCCGCGGGGACGCCCTCATCCTCGTCACCATGGCCTCGTCCGGAG AGAAAGCGGTGCTGCAGCCCAGCGAGGAGTGCGTGTTCACCACCCTGGGCATCAACAGCCACCTCTTCGCCTGCACCAGGGACACTTTCGACTCCCTG GTGCCGCTGCCCGAGGAGATCCAGGTGGTCCCGGGGGACACCGAGATCCACCGCGCCGAGCCCGAGGATGTCGCCAACCACCTGACAGCCTTCCACTGGGAGCTCTTCCGCTGCATCCACGAG ctggaaTTCGTGGATTACGTGTTCCacggggagcggggccggcgggAGACGGCgaacctggagctgctgctgcagcgcTGCAGTGAGGTGCAGCACTGGGTGGgcacggagctgctgctctgcgAGGGGCTGGGCAAGCGAGCCCACCTGCTCAAGAAACTCATCAAGATCGCTGCTAT CTGTAAGCAGAACCAGGACATGCTCTCCTTCTACGCCATCGTCATCGGCCTCAACAACGCCGCCGTCAGCCGCCTGCGCCTCACCTGGGAG AAGCTTCCAGGGAAATTCAAGAATCTGTTTCGGAAGTTTGAGAACCTGACG GACCCCTGCAGGAACCACAAGACCTACCGGGAGGTGCTGGCCAAGATGAAGCCCCCACTCATCCCCTTCGTGCCACTCATCCTCAAAG ATCTGACCTTCCTGCATGAAGGCAGCAAGACCCTCCTGGACGGGCTGGTCAATGTGGAGAAACTG CACTGCATCGCCGAGAAAGTGAGAACCGTGCGCAAGTACCGGAGCCGCCCCCTCTGTGAGTGGGGGGGACGGGGAgggggcactgctggggggccccacacagccctgaacctgcagggctggccctgA
- the CDC6 gene encoding cell division control protein 6 homolog isoform X1 → MQTTAPIMPRGPRSAISVVPRVHSLIGRSVAALPRAAAIGGGGSGPTNGVKGAGPAQPGGGKCGAEAYLAREAPAMASSSPQSQPTIGFPRTRSARRLATPSAKRDPDAPALRPSSRSKASGPADSGQATPDTRSGRATAQPLSPKVQPLSPRKRLGDDNLCNVLHALPGSPAKRSKENQGRRLLFGDPSASPEQPKGPGPSPRSRGPETPRSSGLSGQQPRTRLFRQEGTCYQQAKQVLHAAVPDQLQGREWETGILRQFLREHVLGRRPGSLYVSGAPGTGKTACLSRVLLDCKQDELARSKTVVLNCMALGSPQSVFPALAQHLGLPVATGRERIRSLEKHLTAQGPMVLLVLDELDQLESKGQDVLYTLFEWPQLPGSRLVLVGLANALDLTDRSLARLGAHPAGSPQLLHFPPYTKEQLTRILQARLGQVAGDPVLDSAALQFCARKVSAVSGDARKALDVCRRAVEVVELEVRGQTLLKPLPRGDSPTSPVPKRVGLLHISRVLSEVFGDRLARGSQGAQDTFPLQQKMLLCSLLLLARHSNAREVTLGKLYDTYSQVCRRQQLPTVEQAECLSLVTLLESRGVLELKRAKEARLAKVSLMLEEAALEHRLQDTALVGSVLAQGLH, encoded by the exons ATGCAGACTACAGCTCCCATCATGCCCCGCGGGCCGCGCTCGGCAATTTCCGTTGTGCCTCGGGTGCATTCGCTGATTGGCCGTTCTGTTGCGGCCCTTCCTCGGGCCGCGGCGATtggcggcggcggcagcggcccAACCAATGGGGTGAAGGGGGCGGGGCCAGCTCAGCCTGGTGGCGGGAAGTGCGGAGCTGAGGCTTATTTGGCGCGAGAAG CCCCCgccatggccagcagcagcccgCAGAGCCAGCCCACCATCGGCTTCCCCCGCACGAGGAGCGCCCGCCGCCTCGCTACCCCTTCGGCCAAGAGAGACCCCGACGCCCCTGCTCTGCGCCCTTCTTCGCGTTCCAAAGCCTCGGGCCCCGCAGACTCCGGTCAGGCCACCCCGGACACACGCTCAGGCCGGGCCACAGCGCAGCCCCTGAGCCCCAAAGTGCAACCCCTGAGCCCCCGCAAACGCCTGG GTGATGACAACCTGTGCAATGTCCTCCatgccctgcctggctccccGGCCAAGCGCAGCAAGGAGAACCAGGGCCGTCGCCTGCTCTTTGGGGACCCCTCGGCCTCCCCCGAGCAGCCCAAGGGCCCGGGGCCATCCCCACGGAGCAGGGGGCCAGAGACCCCTCGGAGCTCGGGGCTCAGCGGGCAGCAGCCACGCACCCGGCTCTTCAGGCAGGAAG GTACCTGTTACCAGCAGGCCAAGCAGGTGCTGCATGCGGCCGTGCCTGaccagctccagggcagggagtgggagACAGGGATCCTCCGGCAGTTCCTGCGGGAACACGTCCTGGGGCGCCGTCCTGGCAGCCTCTACGTGTCTGGAGCCCCTGGGACTGGGAAAACAGCCTGTCTGAGCCGTGTTCTGCTCGACTGCAAG caggatgagCTGGCCAGGAGCAAGACTGTGGTGCTGAACTGCATGGCACTGGGCAGCCCCCAGAGCGtcttccctgccctggcacagcacctGGGGCTGCCTGTGGCCACTGGCCGGGAGCGTATCCGGAGCCTGGAGAAACATCTGACGGCCCAGGGCCCCATGGT CCTCCTGGTGCTGGATGAGCTGGACCAGTTGGAGAGCAAAGGCCAGGACGTGCTCTACACCCTCTTTGAGTGGCCCCAGCTGCCTGGCTCCAGGCTTGTCCTTGTGG GGTTGGCCAATGCCCTGGACCTGACAGACCGGagcctggccaggctgggagcccACCCAGCCGGcagccctcagctgctgcacttCCCACCCTACACCAAGGAGCAGCTCACCCGCATCCTGCAGGCGCGGCTGGGGCAG GTGGCAGGTGACCCCGTCCTGgactctgctgctctccagttCTGTGCCCGCAAGGTCTCTGCGGTCTCTGGTGATGCTCGCAAGGCCCTGGATGTCTGTAG GCGTGCCGTGGAGGTGGTGGAGCTGGAGGTGCGAGGCCAGACCCTGCTCAAGCCACTGCCCAGGG GTGACTCCCCAACGTCCCCTGTCCCCAAGCGCGTGGGGCTCCTGCACATCTCCCGGGTGCTCTCAGAGGTGTTTGGGGACCGGCTGGCAAGGGGGTCCCAGGGGGCCCAGGACacctttcctctgcagcagaagatgctgctctgctccctgctcctgcttgcCCGGCACTCGAACGCCCGCGAGGTGACCCTGGGGAAG ctctACGACACCTACAGCCAGGTGTGCCGGcggcagcagctccccaccGTCGAGCAGGCCGAGTGTCTGTCCCTTGTCACCCTCCTGGAGTCCCGCGGTGTCCTCGAGCTCAAGAGGGCCAAGGAGGCCCGGCTGGCCAAG GTTTCCCTGATGCTGGAGGAGGCAGCGCtggagcacaggctgcaggacaCGGCGCTGGTGGGCAGCGTCCTGGCCCAGGGGCTGCACTAA
- the CDC6 gene encoding cell division control protein 6 homolog isoform X2 produces the protein MQTTAPIMPRGPRSAISVVPRVHSLIGRSVAALPRAAAIGGGGSGPTNGVKGAGPAQPGGGKCGAEAYLAREAPAMASSSPQSQPTIGFPRTRSARRLATPSAKRDPDAPALRPSSRSKASGPADSGQATPDTRSGRATAQPLSPKVQPLSPRKRLGDDNLCNVLHALPGSPAKRSKENQGRRLLFGDPSASPEQPKGPGPSPRSRGPETPRSSGLSGQQPRTRLFRQEGTCYQQAKQVLHAAVPDQLQGREWETGILRQFLREHVLGRRPGSLYVSGAPGTGKTACLSRVLLDCKDELARSKTVVLNCMALGSPQSVFPALAQHLGLPVATGRERIRSLEKHLTAQGPMVLLVLDELDQLESKGQDVLYTLFEWPQLPGSRLVLVGLANALDLTDRSLARLGAHPAGSPQLLHFPPYTKEQLTRILQARLGQVAGDPVLDSAALQFCARKVSAVSGDARKALDVCRRAVEVVELEVRGQTLLKPLPRGDSPTSPVPKRVGLLHISRVLSEVFGDRLARGSQGAQDTFPLQQKMLLCSLLLLARHSNAREVTLGKLYDTYSQVCRRQQLPTVEQAECLSLVTLLESRGVLELKRAKEARLAKVSLMLEEAALEHRLQDTALVGSVLAQGLH, from the exons ATGCAGACTACAGCTCCCATCATGCCCCGCGGGCCGCGCTCGGCAATTTCCGTTGTGCCTCGGGTGCATTCGCTGATTGGCCGTTCTGTTGCGGCCCTTCCTCGGGCCGCGGCGATtggcggcggcggcagcggcccAACCAATGGGGTGAAGGGGGCGGGGCCAGCTCAGCCTGGTGGCGGGAAGTGCGGAGCTGAGGCTTATTTGGCGCGAGAAG CCCCCgccatggccagcagcagcccgCAGAGCCAGCCCACCATCGGCTTCCCCCGCACGAGGAGCGCCCGCCGCCTCGCTACCCCTTCGGCCAAGAGAGACCCCGACGCCCCTGCTCTGCGCCCTTCTTCGCGTTCCAAAGCCTCGGGCCCCGCAGACTCCGGTCAGGCCACCCCGGACACACGCTCAGGCCGGGCCACAGCGCAGCCCCTGAGCCCCAAAGTGCAACCCCTGAGCCCCCGCAAACGCCTGG GTGATGACAACCTGTGCAATGTCCTCCatgccctgcctggctccccGGCCAAGCGCAGCAAGGAGAACCAGGGCCGTCGCCTGCTCTTTGGGGACCCCTCGGCCTCCCCCGAGCAGCCCAAGGGCCCGGGGCCATCCCCACGGAGCAGGGGGCCAGAGACCCCTCGGAGCTCGGGGCTCAGCGGGCAGCAGCCACGCACCCGGCTCTTCAGGCAGGAAG GTACCTGTTACCAGCAGGCCAAGCAGGTGCTGCATGCGGCCGTGCCTGaccagctccagggcagggagtgggagACAGGGATCCTCCGGCAGTTCCTGCGGGAACACGTCCTGGGGCGCCGTCCTGGCAGCCTCTACGTGTCTGGAGCCCCTGGGACTGGGAAAACAGCCTGTCTGAGCCGTGTTCTGCTCGACTGCAAG gatgagCTGGCCAGGAGCAAGACTGTGGTGCTGAACTGCATGGCACTGGGCAGCCCCCAGAGCGtcttccctgccctggcacagcacctGGGGCTGCCTGTGGCCACTGGCCGGGAGCGTATCCGGAGCCTGGAGAAACATCTGACGGCCCAGGGCCCCATGGT CCTCCTGGTGCTGGATGAGCTGGACCAGTTGGAGAGCAAAGGCCAGGACGTGCTCTACACCCTCTTTGAGTGGCCCCAGCTGCCTGGCTCCAGGCTTGTCCTTGTGG GGTTGGCCAATGCCCTGGACCTGACAGACCGGagcctggccaggctgggagcccACCCAGCCGGcagccctcagctgctgcacttCCCACCCTACACCAAGGAGCAGCTCACCCGCATCCTGCAGGCGCGGCTGGGGCAG GTGGCAGGTGACCCCGTCCTGgactctgctgctctccagttCTGTGCCCGCAAGGTCTCTGCGGTCTCTGGTGATGCTCGCAAGGCCCTGGATGTCTGTAG GCGTGCCGTGGAGGTGGTGGAGCTGGAGGTGCGAGGCCAGACCCTGCTCAAGCCACTGCCCAGGG GTGACTCCCCAACGTCCCCTGTCCCCAAGCGCGTGGGGCTCCTGCACATCTCCCGGGTGCTCTCAGAGGTGTTTGGGGACCGGCTGGCAAGGGGGTCCCAGGGGGCCCAGGACacctttcctctgcagcagaagatgctgctctgctccctgctcctgcttgcCCGGCACTCGAACGCCCGCGAGGTGACCCTGGGGAAG ctctACGACACCTACAGCCAGGTGTGCCGGcggcagcagctccccaccGTCGAGCAGGCCGAGTGTCTGTCCCTTGTCACCCTCCTGGAGTCCCGCGGTGTCCTCGAGCTCAAGAGGGCCAAGGAGGCCCGGCTGGCCAAG GTTTCCCTGATGCTGGAGGAGGCAGCGCtggagcacaggctgcaggacaCGGCGCTGGTGGGCAGCGTCCTGGCCCAGGGGCTGCACTAA
- the WIPF2 gene encoding WAS/WASL-interacting protein family member 2, with translation MPIPPPPPPPPGPPPPPTLSQANTEPPKLSREEQRGRGALLQDICKGTKLRKVTQINDRSAPILEKPKGSGGSSYSSGSAAIQPKGGLFQGGVPKLRPVGAKDSSDSSTKQTLQVPGSRAAAPRPPVPASNSRPQDDADSSRGSPPELPRTQRPSLPDLSRPGSTGSTGMKHSSSAPPPPPPGRRAAAPPAPPPAHAKASPYNREKPLPPTPGQRLPGSRDGPPAPPPIKPPPSPVSLRSGAQGQSLAPPPPPYRQPPGVPNGPSSPSSESAPELPQRHNSLHRKAPGPLRGLAPPPPTAASPSLQSSRPPPPARDPPSRGAAPPPPPPMLRNGGRDAPPPPPPHRLHGPAEPPSRGKPPPPPTRTPAGPPPPPPPVRNGHRDSISTVRAFLDDFESKYSFHPVEDFPAPEEYKYFQRIYPSKTNRATRGAPPLPPIPR, from the exons ATGCCGATCCCTCctcccccgccgccgccccccggccccccgccgccccccaCCCTCAGCCAG gcgAACACGGAACCACCGAAGCTGAGCCGAGAGGAGCAGCGGGGCCGTGGGGCCCTCCTGCAGGACATCTGTAAAGGGACCAAGCTCAGGAAAGTGACCCAAATCAATGACCGGAGTGCACCCATCCTGGAAA AGCCCAAGGGCAGCGGTGGCAGCAGCTACAGCTCCGGCTCAGCCGCCATCCAGCCCAAGGGCGGCCTCTTCCAAGGCGGCGTTCCCAAGCTCAGACCTGTGGGAGCCAAGGACAGCTCAG ACAGCTCCACCAAACAAACACTGCAAGTCCCTGGCTCCCGAGCAGCCGCTCCCAGGCCCCCCGTGCCGGCCAGCAACAGCCGCCCTCAGGACGATGCCGACAGCAGCCGGGGGTCCCCGCCGGAACTGCCGCGCACGCAGAGGCCCTCCCTGCCTGACCTGTCCCGGCCCGGCAGCACCGGCAGCACCGGCATGAAGCACAGCTCCTCGGCCCCGCCACCCCCGCCGCCAGGAcgccgcgccgccgcccccccggccccccctCCAGCGCACGCCAAGGCCTCGCCCTACAACCGGGAGAAGCCGCTGCCACCCACCCCGGGACAGCgcctgcctggcagcagggacGGACCCCCTGCCCCCCCGCCCATCAaaccccctccttccccagtcAGTCTCCGGTCGGGCGCTCAGGGCCAGTCTCTGGCGCCACCACCTCCCCCTTACCGGCAaccccccggtgtccccaacggcccttccagccccagcagcgaGTCGGCTCCGGAGCTGCCGCAGAGACACAACTCCTTGCACAGGAAGGCACCGGGCCCACTGCGGGGTCTGGCACCGCCACCACCCACTGCtgcctccccatccctgcagagcagccgCCCCCCACCGCCGGCCAGAGACCCCCCAAGCCGTGGAGCAG ctccgCCGCCCCCCCCGCCGATGCTGCGGAACGGAGGGCGCGACGCCCCCCCGCCCCCACCCCCCCACAGACTGCACGGCCCTGCCGAGCCCCCCAGCCGGGGGAAGCCCCCGCCACCACCCACCCGGACCCCGGCCGGGCCtccgccgccaccgccgcccGTGCGGAACGGGCACCGGGACTCCATCTCCACCGTCAGAGCATTCCTGG ATGACTTTGAATCCAAATACTCCTTTCATCCCGTTGAAGACTTCCCAGCCCCAGAGGAATATAAATACTTCCAGAGAATCTAccccagcaaaacaaacagaG CTACGCGTGGAgctccccctctgccccccaTCCCCAGGTGA